The sequence CACGATCTTCGCCGACATGGGATTCTCGGTGGCCGAAGGCCCTGACATCGAGACCGACGACTACAACTTCACCAAACTGAACTTCCCGGAAGGCCATCCCGCGCGCGAGATGCACGACACGTTCTTCTTCCATCCGAAGGAGGACGGCTCGCGCATGCTGCTGCGGACCCACACCTCGCCGGTGCAGGTGCGCACCATGCTGAGCCAGAAGCCGCCGATCCGCGTGATCTGCCCGGGCCGTACCTATCGCATCGATTCGGACGCGACCCACACGCCGCAATTCCACCAGGTCGAAGGCCTCGTCATCGACAAGAGCTCGCATCTCGGCCACCTCAAATGGATCCTGCACGAGTTCTGCAAGGCGTTCTTCGAGGTCGATCACATCAACATGCGCTTCCGGCCCTCGTTCTTCCCGTTCACCGAGCCGTCGCTGGAAGTCGACATCCAGTGCCGCCGCGACAAGGGCGAGATCCGCTTCGGCGAGGGCGAGGACTGGCTGGAGATTCTCGGCTGCGGCATGGTGCATCCGAACGTGCTGCGCGCCTGCGGCATCGATCCCGACGAGTACCAGGGTTTTGCCTGGGGCATGGGCATCGACCGTATCGCCATGCTGAAATACGGCATCGCCGACCTGCGCCAGCTGTTCGACAGCGACGTCCGCTGGCTATCCCACTACGGCTTCAAGCCGCTGGAGGTGCCGACGCTCGCGGGGGGATTGAGCACGTGATGCTTGCTATCGGCCATACGATGACTCTCTCCGTTCCCTCCCCCCTTGTGGGGGAGGGTCAGGG is a genomic window of Bradyrhizobium sp. CB1717 containing:
- the pheS gene encoding phenylalanine--tRNA ligase subunit alpha, which translates into the protein MSDLATLETSILDQIATAADEAALEAVRVAALGKKGSISALLATLGKMSPDERKTQGAAINLAKDKVTQALTARRDVLKSAALDARLASETIDVTLPLRDAAAEAGRIHPLSQVWDELTTIFADMGFSVAEGPDIETDDYNFTKLNFPEGHPAREMHDTFFFHPKEDGSRMLLRTHTSPVQVRTMLSQKPPIRVICPGRTYRIDSDATHTPQFHQVEGLVIDKSSHLGHLKWILHEFCKAFFEVDHINMRFRPSFFPFTEPSLEVDIQCRRDKGEIRFGEGEDWLEILGCGMVHPNVLRACGIDPDEYQGFAWGMGIDRIAMLKYGIADLRQLFDSDVRWLSHYGFKPLEVPTLAGGLST